A section of the Bacteroidota bacterium genome encodes:
- the tnpA gene encoding IS200/IS605 family transposase translates to MANTYTQLHIQFVFAVKFKKALIQKAWKDELHKYMTGIIQNNGHKMLQINSMPDHIHILIGLRPLQSISSLVQNIKTESSKWIKDKGFCAVPFSWQEGYGAFSYSKSHVDEVVRYIQNQEVHHQKETFLDEYRHFLKVFEVEYEEQYIFKEPE, encoded by the coding sequence ATGGCAAACACTTATACACAACTGCATATTCAATTTGTATTTGCTGTAAAATTCAAGAAAGCATTAATTCAAAAAGCCTGGAAGGATGAATTACATAAATATATGACCGGTATCATTCAAAATAATGGTCACAAGATGTTACAAATAAATAGCATGCCCGATCATATTCATATACTTATTGGTCTTCGACCGTTACAATCCATTTCATCATTGGTGCAAAATATAAAAACAGAAAGTAGCAAATGGATTAAAGACAAAGGCTTTTGTGCCGTTCCATTTTCATGGCAAGAAGGTTATGGCGCATTTTCATATTCTAAAAGTCATGTAGATGAAGTAGTTCGATATATTCAAAATCAGGAAGTTCATCATCAGAAAGAAACATTCTTAGATGAGTATAGACATTTCTTAAAAGTTTTTGAAGTAGAATACGAAGAACAATATATTTTTAAAGAACCAGAATAA
- a CDS encoding cupin domain-containing protein, which yields MLQKINWDNVPTETVNPSMERKMIWGEKIMIAKMKFKDGFVVPLHHHFHEQVTQVIKGQMRFWFGENKEQVMDLYPGDVIVIPPDLPHEALMIGEVEEIDTWSPPRQDWLDKTDDYLRK from the coding sequence ATGCTTCAAAAAATAAACTGGGACAATGTGCCTACCGAAACTGTGAACCCTTCAATGGAAAGAAAAATGATATGGGGTGAAAAGATCATGATCGCTAAAATGAAATTCAAAGATGGCTTTGTTGTGCCGCTGCATCATCATTTTCATGAGCAGGTTACACAGGTTATTAAAGGTCAAATGCGTTTCTGGTTTGGAGAAAATAAAGAACAGGTAATGGATCTATATCCCGGTGATGTAATTGTTATCCCTCCCGATCTGCCGCACGAAGCATTGATGATCGGTGAAGTGGAAGAGATTGACACATGGTCACCACCAAGACAGGATTGGTTAGATAAGACGGATGACTATTTGAGGAAATAA